The nucleotide window TGTAATTATATTGTACTTTCCATGTGATCGTCTGGGTCACCGGATCATACGTACTATCTTGCCCGGATTTATTCAACGGCTCATTAAAGCTTACAGTTACCCTATCGGTGTCTGTTTCTTTATCCATCTGATCCCCTGTAAGTTCTACCTTATTTTCATATGGAACGTTAGTAAAAGATCCGCTCGTCGGGGCTTTAATACTCGTTGTGTATGTCACCCGGTAAGCTTTCTCGATATTGCCGAAGTTAATTGGAAATTGAGTTGCTGTTCGGTCTATAGCTCCTTCTTTGACAGTTCCGTTCAATTGAACCTGTAATTCACGAATCTCAATATTCCCTTTGAGTTCCAGACCTTGCGGAAGTGTGTCCATCAGAGAGGCATTTTTGATTTCCTTTTCCCCTTGATTAAAGTCAACCGTCCAGTTAATTTCATCTGAGTTGAAATTGTTATTATTTGCAAAGCCTGATTTCGTGAGTTCATCCTTGGCCGTGTTAGCAAAGTGTACATTAATTATGCCTTGCCCACTAGAGCTAAAATCTATCGGTTGCTTCAAGCCACCGTCCATCTTGCTCTCGTCAAACTTGATCCAAACGTAAAAGTTACCTTTTAATTCCGAACCAACGATTTGATCATTAAACGTAAACGTGACCGTACCATCGGGATTCACCACATATTCCCCAACATCACCATCCAGTGTTCCTGTTAATTGCGATTCAATCTTGAACTTGTCTGGGAGGTCGAACGTGTACGTAGATCCGTCTCCATAACCATGGGAATCGTTTGGTAGTGCCCATTTAAAGAACACAGCTACCTCATCCTTGATACTTGGTCTGACTGTCTCAATTTCATCCCCTTGAGGCTGAACCGTTCCGTTTACCACTTCAGGTACTTGATTGTACATTTGTACACTTGTAATTAAATCTTCCTTGATCTCAGAGCCTGCGGATGCATTAAGCAAACGCATCGCATTTCCTGCCTGATCTCCTGGAGTACTCGCATCTTCTTCCAGAGTAGCAGCGTCACCGTTGTTTCCCTCTCCCGAAACTGCCGAACCTTCTTCTGATGCTGTATCGCTCATTGCACTGGCTGGCAAATTAGTCATTTCATCCTGAGCATGCATCGTTGGTGTAAATATCCAACCCTGCATCATTTGCGTGACCAGCAATAGAGCAATGATCACTATGCTCACTTTTTTCCTCATTTTTTGCATTTCCTCCTCTAACGTAGTGTTGGCTTACGCCGAAGATTAGAATAGCAAAGCGACATATACAAAAAATAGACAACCTATAAACCCTTGTCATTGAACACAAAAAAGAACGCTCCTCAAACGGAGCGTCCTGTTCAAAAACGTTTGTTAAAGTTTCCAGTTAATTTTAACGCGTAAATCTGTGGTACCTTCCATTTTGGACACATAATAGGAAATCGATTTCATGCCAAGCTGGTACAAACCCTGCAAATCTTCAATCAGCCCAGCCTCAGTACCCTTGTACCTGAATGTGAGCGAGGTTCCGCCTTCCTTCAGCGTGCTTTGAACCTTGGTCTTCAGCGCAGCATGGCCTTTAACCGCATCCTTTTCATCATACAGGGAATAGTCGAGAGCGTGGTACAGCTTCTGATAGGCAGCCTTTTTGCTATCTCCGGCCTTCACCAGCTTCAATAAAGCTTCCCGATAAGGAGCTGACGCAGCAGGGTACTTGCTTTTGCCTGTCCAGATATGGTCACGTGCCATCTCATCATCGCTGAGCAGATAATAGCTGTGGCTTACCTTACCTTTGCGGTCAGGGGTTGGATCATCCCAGGTGGTATCCATGTGATACCACTTGCCGTCCAGGTTGACGATATTCCAGGCATGAAGCTGTCCACCTGCTGTGCCTTCCACAATCCGATTATCAATGCCCACTCGCTCCAGCATCCGATAAGCCAGCAGTGAATATCCCTGACAGACGGTACTGCCTGTAACAAGCCCGTCGTAGGCCGTATATTTCTTCAGAGAGGTATCATAGGAAAGGTTAAGCACAATCCAATCATGGATAACCTTGACCTTCTCATGATCCGTCATGCCTGGTTTGATGATTTCTTTCAACACGTTCGTGACTTTACGATTCACATAATCGGTCTGTTCCTTGGTCTCCCGGTAGGAGAGCGTCACATGTACTTCGGCCGACACATTGGAACCTTTATAATTAAATGCATAACTTTTAACGGTATATTGAATATAGGGGTCACTCTTCATTGCCTCATCGATGGAGGTTTGCAATTGTTTTTTCAGGCCTTTCACATTGCCTTTGTATGTAAAAACAAGTTCCTCCGTTCGCTGTGACATTGCCGTAAGCAAGGTCTGGCGCAGATCCGTAGCCGTAGATATATCTGATGTACCCGATGCAGCATACAGCTGATCCAGATCAACCGTACGTGGTAACGCTACAGCAATCAGACAGCCTGCCAGCAATATGGTGAACATTCGTTTCCCGTTCTTACCCATGAAAGGAACCCACCCCTCTTTGCAAAGTTCTCACGCCCTATTGTATCACAAAAGGCTCTGTCGTCATTCTTCTAGTTTTGTCAAAGCAAATCAAAAGAGACCTTCAATGGAAGGTCCCTCTGATCTTCAGTTCAATGAATCACGATTACCCGTTATCTTCATCCTATGATTCACACGGGCACGATATGCGTCATTCCTCGTCTAATACAGACGATTACCACTCATAAACGTATCTGTCTTGCCTTGAAGCTTGGCAAGCCGTTCCAATACCTGTGATGCTTCAGCTACCGTCACTTTGCGTGCAGGCATGAATCGTCCTTCAATCGAAGGAAGCAAGCCGAGCTTCAAACTCAGGGAAACCGCTCCCTTGCTCGTAATGGCACTGGCATCCGCAATGTTGGGAAGATCCGATGGCAACGTGTAGAATCCGGCCAGTTTCTCATAGCGTAAAATACGTACAAGTAGCACTGCCAATTCTTCACGTGTCATCTCTTCTTGCGGATTCAAATTCTGTTCAGGGTCCGCTCCGGCAAGCCAGCGCTGATCAATTAATGCCCGAACTGCCTTATAATACGGGCTGTCAGGCGTCACATCAGCGTACAGCTTGTCATCTCCGTCCCCACTATAGTAGAGATCCATATTCGGGTTAATCGCTCTTGCCAAATAGTTAAACCAGTCACCTCGGGTGATCACACGATCCGGGAATACACGTCCCTGCTCATCCGCAAGCAACACGCCATGCTGCATCATATTACGAAGAGCTGCTTCGGCCACATGGCCGGAAATATCCGTGGGATCGGCCTTGGCTACAGAGCTTGTGTCCCCGTATAACAACGTCCATTCTCCTGTGTTAGCATCCAGCACTTCATAGTTGCCGTAGATCGAATGATCATCTCGTGTAGGCATATAAGCCAGGTTAACTCCCACCGGTATGATTTCACCGCTGTTCGTACCCCATCCACCGTAACGCGAATACGCCAGAACCAGCTTGAACTCTTCCAGATAGATTGCCTTTGCCTCATCGTAACTGATAGCTGGCTCTTTCTCTGCTGGCAGTTGTTCAGGCGTAGCGGCAATACGCGTATAGAATTCGTTAACTGTTCCGTTGTTCAACACCTGTACTTGTGCCGTATCATCCTTAACCGGAATTCCGTTCAGATACCGTTGGAACATAAAGGTGCGGGCATCGTCTATCTCAATAACGTTAGCCAACCGGAACTGCTCCGTTGCATCTGGAACTAGCGCAATAACCGTGTTCATCGCCAGTTTCTCAGCCTGTTTCCGGGTTACCAACTTCTCTGCCTTCTCTTCAGTTGGCTTCTCCTGCTCCATCTCCGGTCCCATTCGTTGCATCATTGTATAGCTGTAGATCTGTCCTGTAACTGCATCTACCTGTGCTGAGATATCCCGCATGAACATATAGGACATATTGGCACTTCGATCACTCCAGCTCAGACTCCACACCTGATTGTTCGGACTTGTGTACAATCCCTTACTTAACTGGCTGTGCTCCAGCTTGTAACCTTTCGGAATATCAAAGTTCGTTGCCACCCGATTGGCGGCCTGCTGTACATTTAACCTCGTACCCTTAGCCGGGACAAAAGGAGTTACATCACCTTTCAACTTCGTATCCTGCTGTAAAGAATCTTCATCTACGGCTTTACCTGTTAAAGTATTAATCCGTTCCAACGTATTAGCCTCAATCGGAACGATACTGATATTTTTCGGTGTGTAGCCAAGGTAATACT belongs to Paenibacillus sp. FSL H8-0079 and includes:
- a CDS encoding transglutaminase domain-containing protein, which gives rise to MGKNGKRMFTILLAGCLIAVALPRTVDLDQLYAASGTSDISTATDLRQTLLTAMSQRTEELVFTYKGNVKGLKKQLQTSIDEAMKSDPYIQYTVKSYAFNYKGSNVSAEVHVTLSYRETKEQTDYVNRKVTNVLKEIIKPGMTDHEKVKVIHDWIVLNLSYDTSLKKYTAYDGLVTGSTVCQGYSLLAYRMLERVGIDNRIVEGTAGGQLHAWNIVNLDGKWYHMDTTWDDPTPDRKGKVSHSYYLLSDDEMARDHIWTGKSKYPAASAPYREALLKLVKAGDSKKAAYQKLYHALDYSLYDEKDAVKGHAALKTKVQSTLKEGGTSLTFRYKGTEAGLIEDLQGLYQLGMKSISYYVSKMEGTTDLRVKINWKL
- a CDS encoding S-layer homology domain-containing protein translates to MSLNWKFNVRFKMFATKATTAAMATLLLASQTPGFAGSASAARAEQVTEATTGDNEQLDATSNDVPEGAKISSRQASENILKLFPLLKKAKISSARFDSPNSYPPPDYKAWEIGFQITQGNHTSGFNATVHAGTGEVLSVHLPSDVMDKHISESDVKLTKAEAEEKAVALLYQAIPGLKDTEYAPLGDLYSSIEQQSLFGRTEYRYAYQLKHDGLLSDAETVYINVDESGLVTGYSRGTTAAKYPSSKPAASEEKARQQFEEQFDVELAYISKDRLSSKQGQQYYLGYTPKNISIVPIEANTLERINTLTGKAVDEDSLQQDTKLKGDVTPFVPAKGTRLNVQQAANRVATNFDIPKGYKLEHSQLSKGLYTSPNNQVWSLSWSDRSANMSYMFMRDISAQVDAVTGQIYSYTMMQRMGPEMEQEKPTEEKAEKLVTRKQAEKLAMNTVIALVPDATEQFRLANVIEIDDARTFMFQRYLNGIPVKDDTAQVQVLNNGTVNEFYTRIAATPEQLPAEKEPAISYDEAKAIYLEEFKLVLAYSRYGGWGTNSGEIIPVGVNLAYMPTRDDHSIYGNYEVLDANTGEWTLLYGDTSSVAKADPTDISGHVAEAALRNMMQHGVLLADEQGRVFPDRVITRGDWFNYLARAINPNMDLYYSGDGDDKLYADVTPDSPYYKAVRALIDQRWLAGADPEQNLNPQEEMTREELAVLLVRILRYEKLAGFYTLPSDLPNIADASAITSKGAVSLSLKLGLLPSIEGRFMPARKVTVAEASQVLERLAKLQGKTDTFMSGNRLY